The sequence below is a genomic window from Rhodococcus sp. 4CII.
CGCCGAACGCAGATGCGCGTCGCGGCGCAGCCACCCGATCAGGCGGGCGGTCCACTCCGGATCCGACAGCGTGACCTCGTGGATCAGCTCGACGAACCGTCCGTCGCGGTCGGAGGCCGACTCGTAGAAGGTGCGCTCGCCCACCATGGTGGTGACCGCGAGGAGGAACAGCTCGCTCTTCGCGTCGCGGACGTAGCCGCTGCCGCCCGCGAAGGTGCGGCCGACGGACATCGTCTCCGACGTGATGGAGCTCTGTAACTTGCTGCGGCGCAGCGCCTTCAGGTTGAATTTGCTCATGGGTGTTCCTCCTTCCAGGAGGTTCCGGTGGACGTGCGGAGTGCGCGCCACCCGAGATCGAAGCGACGGCGGGGTGGGTGGCGCGCACGCATGTCGTGCCGAGATCGGGGTCGGCGAAGGCACGGACGCGCTCTACCGCTGAGCTACAGGGACGTGCGTCCCTGACCGGATTCGAACCGGCGACCGCGCGATTAACAGTCGAAGTAACCCTCGCCTGCGCACCGGCACAACATGTTTCGTGAAAATGACTCCAGGGGAGGATCTCGGCGGTGTCGCGTGTATTAATTTACGCCGGAACCGGGCGCGACCAGTGCCCACGGAACGGTGAGGATGTTGTCGCGGAGCCGGCGGCGCTGGGGTTGCACGGGAAGTCCCTGCGCGCGCAGCAATTCGAGGGCGGCCCGCCACCGCACCCGGGGTCCGAACGAGCCGTGCGGCGCCGCGGTGGCCCAGGCGCGATCCGCCGCCGCGAGGAGGGCGTGCACCGGCTCGCCCGGGACGTTGCGGTGGATCAGCGCCTTGGGCAGCCGTTCGGCGATGTCCGAGGGCTTGTCCACGGCGAACGGATCCCACGCCAGCGTCAGCGACAGCGGTCCGGTCGCGTCGAGCAGCACCCACGCGCAGCGGCGACCCAGTTCGTCGCAGGTGCCGTCGACGATCAACCCGCCCGGCGCGAGCCCGGACTGCATGCGCGCCCACGCCGGACCGACCGCGTCCTCGGGATACTGCCGCAGCACGTTGAACGCGCGGACCAGGACCGGTCGCAGTCCGGAGAGCTCGAACCCGCCGCGGGCGAAACTCACTCCGTTCCGGCTCTCGACCACGCGCTCGGGGTCGATCTCGAGCCCGACCACGCGGCGGTCGCCGCGCACGGCGGTCAGCCGGTCGGCCAGCTCGAACGTGGTGTGCGGGCGCGCGCCGTACCCGAGGTCGACGACGAGCGGGTCGGCGGACGCGTGCAGCGTGCGACGCACCAGCGCGTCGTGGACGAGCCAGCGGTCGCTGCGCCGCAGCCGATTGATGCCGGTCGTGCCCCGGGTGATGACACCGTGAGGCCGCCTCAGCGTCGCTGAAGTCATGGGAAGTCTGTGCGGCGGGTGCTAGTGCTGCGACAACCAGGTTTCGGTGATCTCGGCCTCGGCACGGAAGAGGTCGATCAGGTTGACGAGCATCAACTGCTCGAGCTTCCCGCCGATGAACGGTAGGTACACCTTGGCCTCGGACGACGTGCGGAACGTGCACCCGGTCTCGGTGGCGAACAGCTTCATCGTGCCAGTGAGGCTGCCCGGGCCCGCCGGGATCGACGCCTCGTACGTGCCCGTGGTCGGCTCACCGAAGGGCGTGTACGACTCCTTGCGCGTGATGACCATGTCCTTCTTCATCACGGTCTGCGCGATCTCGGGGAGTTCCGACCGCGGCAGGATGTGGTGCAGGACGATGTCGATCCCGTCGTCGGTCACCTCGAAGTGCTCGATGTGATTCTCGGAATACTTCCGCATCTCCTCGATGCGCGCATCCCAGTAGTCACGGTTGGTGAACGCGTTGTACACCTCTTTGGGGGTGTGCTTGTAACGGGCTGAGTAGTCGATGCGGCGAGCCATGATCGCCAAGGTTACCGGCTGGGACCCGACGCCAGGGACACCCGCCCCAGGTCAGGCCCCGAGCCACTGCTTCGTGAAGTCCTGTTCCTTCGCGATGAGGCGAAGGACCTCGTCCGCGATCGCGCCCTCGATCTTGCCGCCGATCAGCGGGATCCGGACGTCGGCCTTGCCTTCGACCTGCACATTCGATCCGGAACCGGCGGCCGTCAGGGTCTGGGTACCCGAGATCGTCGCCGGCGCACCCTGCACCTCGGCCGTGAAGGTGCCCTCGGCGCGGTCGCCGTCCAGGGCGCCCCACGTCTCCGTGCGCTTGATCACGAGATCGCCGGATCGGACCTTCGAGACGATGCTGGGCAGGTGCTCGGCGGGAATCGACTGAGACATGGCCACCGAGATGGTGCCCGGTCCGGTCGTGACCTGATCCAGGGTGGCTCCCGGCCCTCCGACCCGGTCGAGGCGGTCGCGCCAGTACTGCTCGGTGATCAGGCCCGCGTGGACCTGGGCGACGGGAAACGCATAGGACGACGAATGCTCGATGCGGCGACTCACGATCCGCAGGCTACCGTTTGCGGTTGTGTGGGATGTGAGCATTGTCAGTCAACTCGTCGATTCGGGCGCCTTCGTCTCCGAGAACCTCGAACTGTCGGGGATGACCACCCTTCGGGTGGGCGGGCCGGCGCGGATCGTGGCCGAGTGCCCGAACACGCAGGTGCTCGTCGACGTGGTGCGGCTTCTCGACGGCGCCCGCATCCCGACGCTGATCCTCGCCGGCGGCTCCAATCTCGTGGTCGGGGACGACGGATTCGACGGCGTGGTGGTACGTGTGTGCAACACCACTGTCGGTCTGGAGGAGGGATTCGTCACTGCCGAGGCGGGCGCCGAGTGGGATCAGGTGGTCGCGCAGACCGTCGCGGCGGAACTGGGCGGGCTGGAGTGCCTGTCGGGCATTCCCGGTTCGACGGGGGCCACGCCGGTCCAGAACGTCGGTGCGTACGGCGTCGAGATCGGATCGATGCTGCGGCGGGTGCACCTGCTCGATCGGCGCACGGGGGCGGCGCACTGGGTCGAACCCGGCGCCCTCGG
It includes:
- a CDS encoding DUF2505 domain-containing protein, translated to MSRRIEHSSSYAFPVAQVHAGLITEQYWRDRLDRVGGPGATLDQVTTGPGTISVAMSQSIPAEHLPSIVSKVRSGDLVIKRTETWGALDGDRAEGTFTAEVQGAPATISGTQTLTAAGSGSNVQVEGKADVRIPLIGGKIEGAIADEVLRLIAKEQDFTKQWLGA
- a CDS encoding class I SAM-dependent methyltransferase translates to MTSATLRRPHGVITRGTTGINRLRRSDRWLVHDALVRRTLHASADPLVVDLGYGARPHTTFELADRLTAVRGDRRVVGLEIDPERVVESRNGVSFARGGFELSGLRPVLVRAFNVLRQYPEDAVGPAWARMQSGLAPGGLIVDGTCDELGRRCAWVLLDATGPLSLTLAWDPFAVDKPSDIAERLPKALIHRNVPGEPVHALLAAADRAWATAAPHGSFGPRVRWRAALELLRAQGLPVQPQRRRLRDNILTVPWALVAPGSGVN
- a CDS encoding DUF2505 domain-containing protein, translating into MARRIDYSARYKHTPKEVYNAFTNRDYWDARIEEMRKYSENHIEHFEVTDDGIDIVLHHILPRSELPEIAQTVMKKDMVITRKESYTPFGEPTTGTYEASIPAGPGSLTGTMKLFATETGCTFRTSSEAKVYLPFIGGKLEQLMLVNLIDLFRAEAEITETWLSQH